The genomic stretch GCTTGTGATCCCTCTGTTTTTTAGCATTCACCTTGAACTTCTGAAACTCAACAAACACCTCATGCTTAAACTTGATAAGTGCTACCCGTTTCATTCTCGTGATCTCATCCAAAATTGACACAAAATATTTGtttcctccaagtgaaggtacttcAAATGGTCTACAAACATTATAATGTACTACTCCTAaagcatgttttgctcttggGTCTACTTCTGATGCAAATGGCAATCTAGGTTGCTTGCCTTTCATGCATATCTCATATGACTTCTCAGGCTTCATAATATTGGGAATGCCACATACCAGCTTCTTAGAATTAAGATGCCCCAAGCTTCTGAAATTAAGATGCCCCAATCTCTTGTGCCATATCTTAATCTCACCTTTAGTGCCTTCTGCACTAAGGCATTTAGTTGCAGATGTCTccacattcaccttgaatgttaTGTTGCTTTTCTGCTCAGATTGCATAATCAGCTTCTGATCAGAATCACAACTTCAAGAGATTGTTCTTCATAGTAACTAAGAAACCTTTCTCAATGAGCTGGCCTACACTCATCAGATTTCTCTTCATCCCATGAACATACCAAACATCCTTGATCCGAACAGTTTTACCATTTTTCACCTTGACTTTGAAATTTCCCATACCTTCAATGTTGAGGtatttatcatcaacacatctgatctttgtcctctttctAAAGTCAAAATCAACAAGCCATTGTTTGTTTCTAGTTAGGTGATTTGAGAAGCcaatgtccatataccaccagtctaccAAATACACACCATCAGATTCAAAAGTCATCAATAACACATGTTCATTATCAGAATCTCCTCTAGCtatgtttgcttcttctgattttctttCCTTGTTTGATCAACAGTCAACAACAAAACGTCTTaacttcttacaacagtagcattaaaccttcttcttgtcaaacttctcaTTTCCCTTATGATGTTTCTTCTCATCAGAGTTGGAGGCTTATGACTTCTAAAAACCACCACCATGTCTCTTCTTAAGTTCTTACCAAGACTGCTtctgaatcttcttcccagaAGACACCTTCAAAGCCTGTTATACCTCACTTTCAGAGGTTGTCTTagtcagacgcaactcttgtgcctctaggTTGATCTAAATACTAATTGTTGGTGTACAAAGTTGAAGATGAAGACGATGAAGATGGAGAGAGAGAAGAAAGAGAAAATAGATCAAACTAACTTTTAAGAGAAACTTTGTTGACTACGTTATGAAATTCTGTTACACGTTTGAtttatatacacaaacaaaaaTGTCACATAGGAAAAATGTTAACCCACACTAGCTAGGTTAAGTTTAACAAAACTAAACTAGAAACCCAGAAGCTAAAACACACTTCTGAAACAATAACCTCAGAAACTTCTGCTTCTGAGTCAGAACACTACTTCTAAATATAAATTACTTCTAACAGGATACAACAATCTCTTGATCCAATTTATTTCCTAAGACTTGGATGCTTAATATGAAGTGGATGCAACTCTGACTAAATTTGAAACAATATTTATTGTTGACTATAAAAAATGGTgtaaaataaatcaaaacaataataaaaaataattaatgtAATTGAAAATacaaatttttatttataaaaaatgGAACAATTCTTGTAAGAGtattataaaattttaaaataaagttaatattattttacttaatataaatatataatttttattttattttaaccCTTAGTGAATTTAACATTTGCGAaatgaaaaaatatatataataatcTGAGTTTGAACATTGAATTCAACACAATAGTCATTGTTTAAATATGCCATtaaacataataaaataaaatttaattattCAACTCAAACCCTGATTAGATCAAAACAAGTCAACATTTTGTAGAAAAAGATTTATACTAAATAAAATCAAACCAGTTTTTTTTAATACTTTTTGTGTGTTTTCACTTTTCAATTTAACCTTTATGTAGGATGACAAtagaaatgatttgaatatgGTACTATAATATTTGTCCTCATACCtgtatttaaaaaaaattctcttatAGTTTATACACGTGGACACCAACATTTATACACATGCCCATATCCTATTGACGATTAAATATCCATATTCGTATTTGTTTATCGgtatttttaataaaatattatcGATCAATTATAATTTATTATACGGTATCATTAAAAAAATTCAACGATATTATTgttgaattaaaaaataaacaaatatttatattaaaatatgTTATTCAATAAATTTGATAAACAAACACATGTTTATAATAAAAAAAGTtaaaattataaatatatataCTACGTGTACGAAACGAATTGGAAATTAAATTACTCGTTTCCGTGTCCACCGTCACATATTTTAGTGGATAATTTTTCATACACATGATCGTTTTTATTGTGTATAATTTTTAAGAGTAATTGGTAAGAATGAGTCAAATTGCGTAGTAATAATTTTGAAAATGACCAAACATGTGCGAAGTGGGCAGTGTAGGATACCGTGAGCGGATTCTGCCCACCCGGTGATGTATGTGGCCACGTTCAGCATGTAACTCAACAAACACAAAACACGACATAAGATTTACTACATTACATAGTACATAGTACATACCAACTTTTAACCTTTTCCAATGGGCGCCCCACTTTATGTATTAAACTAAACCACCCACCGAACCCAACACGATCCTATCCTATCCATCGCACATTCATTCTTctacaaacaaacaaaacaaggTGCCCCCACCCACAAGAAAAGTGTATTGCATTATTCATGCCTCCAAACTCATCCTTATCCAAAACCCTTCTTATAAATAATTTTATCTTTTGGTCAACAAAAAAACATAACCAACACAAACCAATCTCATTAGTTTCACATTATTGTACAACAAATATGTCTGACATTGCTATGTTAGTTGCTGAGGAGTATGAGAGAAGGGTCAAGAGTTTAAAAACCATTGCTGCTGCTTCCGATGGTGGTGCTGTAAAAACATGGGAGGTTGACATGTCTTGGTTTTCACTAATGGTTTCCAAGTTGAAAGAGGAGAAGAAGCAACTTGTTCAGTCTGTGTTGGAACCTAAAACACAATTTGCTGTTGCTGCTTCTAACAGCTTCTTTTCTGCTTGATCAAACAACTTATTCAGTCCTGCAGCGTGTCTGATTGTGTAATTTGTTTTTCTTGTCTTCTAATTTTCATGAAGTCTTGTGTACATAGCTATGTTTGGAATTTGAATCCGAATTAAAGGTAATTGTTGTAACATAGTTTCGATCACTTGTTTAAATGTTGGATGTAGAGATAAATATGATTCTAGTAGAACTTGCTTCGGTTTCCTTCAATAAAAATTGGTTAATGAGTTTCTTAGACTACATATGATTTCATAGAACATCATACATTGAATACTTAGAATTGATTCTTGAGTATTGAATTAATTTTGACACATTTAATTTTCTCAAATCAAATtgattttgtttttttataattTGAGCAGTTTGTTTTAGTTTAAAAAAGATTACTTTTTGTATTTTAgaaattcatttttttaaaagtgttttttaaaatttgaaaacTATGTTTAAGTAAAATTAATTCAAGatatataaaatataaaatatgaaaatgttttataaaatatataaaaataattttaacatCTTATAACATAAATCAAAATATTGTTAAAATTAATAGTTTACATGCTAAGTTCATATCTTGAATTTTGAATTGATTTGTGTGTTGGACTGTTATCCATGTAGGTCTATCATGTGCCACCGTAAAAGAGGTTAGAGCCGCCGTACAAGATAATCAATTATCCAACTGTCTTCATTTTTTGTTCCTTCGTGGGGCTAGAACATCAATTTCTGGTTTCTAAACGAAACAATGCCGCCATATATAGGATTCAACTTTCGAGTCCTACGTTTTCCACAAAAATCCATCGAATGAACATAAAACTTTTAGAACTGGAATCTTGCAATTTAGATCTGAATCTTCAAAGTGACCAGTTCGCAACCTCCTTAGGTCACCAAATCAAGACGAAATTGACTTCTGATTTTCATACATTCCGTGAATCTGCAATAATCTTCTAGTTTCACCATGCACAACCTTCTGAGATCTCGAAATCAAAAGCATTCAAAGGTGAGCAGCGAGATACATCGTCGTTGGTTCCGATTATCAACGTTTATATCACGATTCATCAGGTTCAAACCTCTGATTTCATCAAGTAGTTTGCAGAAAATCAAAAGAAGGGTCACAAATTTATATTTAGGGTTAAGTTGGGGTCTGAAAACAATTTTCATGAAGGTTAGGCCGAAGACTAGCAATCCACCATCCGGCGTAACTACGCTCGTGCCTCCCACCGGTATTGGGGTACTTACCGTGACGACATCAGAAAGGACAACGACCAACCAACGTACACGCATAGGGAAGTGTACTCAATCCGGAACCTCGAGAAAGGACAACGACCAAAGACTCCACAAACCGTTGTCCACTCCATAGTCGTCGTTGAAGGTTCATATAACCAGTCATTTCATTATTTATGTGTAATGAATTCAATtcattaatatatatatatatatatatatatatatatatatatatatatatatatttcttcCTCATTTGTATACTTCTTTGTCTCTCTTTTTTCTAGAACGCTTGAGATAGGGGAACAAAGATAAAATACCGTAGTGTGTATCCGATACTGACTTAACGCATCTCTGCGATTCCGATATGGCTCAAGCACACTCTAGGCAGAAATACGTATTTAATACAAACTAAACATATTTTTGAAATTCAGTTACAACTTATGCGTAATTCGTGTCTGAGTACGCATCCTATATAGACTTTATGAGTGCAACTTCCGTCAGATGTGTTTCGTATGATGTaaaaactaggatactttagcgttaatgtatattggacggtatcatctgattctctatgtgcatcttagcattaggaaggATAAAAATATTTGGAAACAACTTGGAAAAGATCCCATgcatcaaacatgcatgaaaaatagcattacaggtcgacacatgcaatTACATGTCGACCTATGGAAAAAAATTGTtggctataggtcgacacatgcattCTATAGGTCGACATGTATGTTGCAGTATTAAAGCCTGTAGCTTATGTCTCATGTGTCGACTCTTCAAGTCGACACATAGGGAGAACGTAACAGTCATAGGTCGACACATCACCTTAGACAGGTCGACATATGCATCGAGCACGTCGACACATGACTTTCATAGGTCGACCTATCCGATGTATTTTTTcaaatttccatatttttctcAAGTCCTTTGCATTCCTTTTTTCCCTAAATCACtcatgcatataaatacttcatacatgcatcattttctAGTAAGGTTTatagagtgagtaaaacctacacgaatccaggatttcaaagcattctcatcatcttcaaatccatctatgcatacacataatcaaactacacataatcattttttgattgggtgccatctaAATTATGGctgataacgtccaattaggtctgttgtaccgagaatattgagttgagaactttgagggattcaaatTAGAAAATCAAGTTGGAGTTTTCCTTCTAGATCGATTAGGctttgaaggttttggacaagattgtgaaatttggatatgatcgagtgaaagccttgggacaaGGGGTGCCTTGCAATggagtagcgtgagacggtggGTAGTGTTGGCAAATTTTGGgtttcaacaagtgtgcgcttaGGATTAATTCAACCGGATAGAAGCCTTGGGATATGGAGTGCCTTGCAAGGAAGTAGCAAAAACAGGTGAATTGAAGCGGcattgttggttacttgatcaatctttgatcaagggtTTTGGAGATGATAGagtcaacatcaaacttagggtttgtagagttCGATTTCTTCTTCTCTCGTATACACATattttgcaaagtaagatttattataatatctcaattcgaatttgAATTAAGGGCAGACATACCCATAGTGAGGTtgattggggaactgcctaaacaaatccttgtgtactctccctctctctctctctcttttatttttgtAGTTTACAAATTATCGGTTGCATTGATCATTCGATCAATATTATATGGATCATAATTTTGAATGTGTTTTGAAATTTGTATTATTATGTAGATCAtaaaccatttggttgtgataaGATTTCTAAGAATAACAAATACTACATAAAGTTCCCAAGATTGTTGATAacattttatttttgtgtgtttTGATAATTGGAGATAGACTTTTCCTATTGTATTGTATTCAACTAGTTTTGATTAGTTGTTGTTGATTGACTTATGGATTATTATCATTGCATTGACACCTCTATGCATATCCGAGCTTTTTGATAATAGGTTCAGTTAGACGATTTTTGATCTGGGAAATTTTTGAAACTTTCTTCCGCGCTATAacctttttcaaaaccaattttagttaaaattttaacaagtggtatcacgagctccGGTTTATTCCGTGCTTAAGATTTGCTTATTCGATAATGACTACCGAACCTAAAAGGGTGTATAATAGAGCATATATTTTTACCGGTGAGAATTATGGttattggaaagcttgtatgcgTATACATATCAACTCTGTTGATATGGGTATATGAGACGCCATCATCAACGGTCCTAACGAAATTACAATAACCAATGGTGAAGGCGTCATCGTACCAAAACCAGAAGgtcaatggaatgataatgatagaAAGTTGTGGTCACATGATTGAAAggcacaaaatattctcatatctgctttaggtgttgatgagtattatcgtgCTTTCCATTGTGAAACCTTCAAAGCTATGTGAGACAcattagaagttgcccatgagggaactaatgaggTCAAACAAGCTAGATTCAACATattgaatcaagagtttgaactcttttATATGAAGTATGGTGACACCATTGacgacatgcaaaagagattcacacatcttattaaccgattgaatgctctaggtaagcctatttccaatgatattgctactaataagattTTGAGATATCTTAATAGGGAATGGAAACCCAAGGTCCCCGCTATTAAAGAGGCGAATCATCTTAAAGTACTTGATCTCACTAATTTGTTTGGcaaattggaagaacatgagcaagaatTCACTTacttggaaaaacatgaaaacgagtatgaaaagaagatgaagaaggagaaAGGTAAAAGCAAGGAGGGAGTAAGGAAGTTTATTGCTCTAAAGACTTCAAGCTCAAATCCCTCAAATAATGAGAAAAGTGATTGTTAAGAAAGGGATGAGAAGAACTCCGATGATGACAATTTTGGGTTATTTCTTAAGAAATACCAAAGGTATATAAGGAAGAACCGATTCAAGCACTCCGAAAGGAACTTAGCCAAATTTAGAAAGGAATCCAAATCCTCAAAAAATGATGATAATAGAAATGGTAAATTTAGAAGCTCTTGTTATAGTTGTGGTGAAGTTGGTCACTATAGACAGGAATGTCCCATGATTAAGAAAGACATGGAGAAATGGCATGACAAGAAGTCTAGAAGAGCATATGTTGCTTGTGAGAGTGCAAGTGATTCCTCAAGCAATGAAAGTTCTACTTCGAGTGTAGAATCAGCCCAAATTTGTCTTATGTCAAAtggaagaaagaagaaaaatatAAGTCCTTCTAAACTTGAGCTTACTGGTGATTTATCTTATTCCCAATTACAAGATGCTTTTGATAATCTTCATAGAAAGACATTGAATGCTTTTAAGAAGGTAGCTTCACatgaaaatatatttttacaATTAGAACCTAAGGTCTTAGAATAGGAAAAGAAATTGGAAGCAATTAATCTCTATATTCTAGATGTTCAAAAGGACAAAATTGAGGATGAAAAACCTTCTAGGTTTGGTTGTGAATCTTGTCATGATTGGAAAGAAGAAATAAATGTTCTTCGAGTCAAATTAGACAATCCCTACAACCAAATATTGACTTACCATTGATCCATATACGTATGGAAGGTCTTTGAACCATTCACATAAAAAGCATAAAAATTTCAAAAAGGGTTCAAATGGAAAAAGCACATCTCATCATAACCTATCTTGTCATTATTTTTGCAAGAAGGGTCATACCGTTGAAAAGTGTAAATTTAGGAAAGTTGTTGTTCCTAAAGGAGTTTCTCAATGGTTTCCTAAATTCAACCTTGATTTCACTCACTCCCGAagacccaatgaaaattgggtacctattTCTTTTATTTAATTCTACAGGTTGAATGTCTTGACTCTACAGAAAAGATATGGTATCTTGACAGTGGATGTTCGAGACATATGATAAATGATGGTCTTAAACATAACCTTCTTAGCATTAGTCAACTTTGTGACAAGGGATTTAAAGTTACTTTTATAAACACTTATTTCTTATTTGAATATAATAATAAGAAGGATTGTATGTTTAAAGGCTTGAGGGTTAATAATACCTATATGCTTAACTTAGATGATGTATCCTTGGT from Lathyrus oleraceus cultivar Zhongwan6 chromosome 7, CAAS_Psat_ZW6_1.0, whole genome shotgun sequence encodes the following:
- the LOC127105488 gene encoding uncharacterized protein LOC127105488; protein product: MSDIAMLVAEEYERRVKSLKTIAAASDGGAVKTWEVDMSWFSLMVSKLKEEKKQLVQSVLEPKTQFAVAASNSFFSA